The sequence below is a genomic window from Anaerobaca lacustris.
TAATGACGGTGGAGGGAAGGGGCCTTACTTCGAGTGTGCTTGTCAAGGAACCAAGGGTAGCAGGAGATTGGCGATGCGCCTGACAACTCCCGAACGCATCCGGCGGCTCCAGCGCAATCTGTACGTCAAGGCGAAGGCCGAGCCGACCTGCCGCTTCCATCAGCTCTATGACAAGGTGTACCGCGAGGACATCCTGGAGCACGCCTACCGCTTGGCCAAGAGCCAGAACGGGGCCTCCGGGGTGGACGGAATAAGCTTTGCGGACATCGAGGAGCGGGGCGAAGGACGGTGGCTGGTGGCTCTCAGAAAGGAATTGCACGACAAGACGTATCGGCCGGACCCGGTCCGGCGTGTGATGATCCCGAAACCGGGTGGTGGCGAACGGCCTCTCGGTATCCCGACGATTCGGGACCGGGTGGTCCAGGCCGCCGCCAAGCTGGTCTTGGAACCGATCTTCGAAGCGGACTTCGTGGACGGGGCCTACGGCTACCGTCCCCAACGAAGCGCTGTCGAGGCGGTTCGGGAAGTCCATCGGACGATCTGCCAAGGCTATACGGATGTGGTCGATGCCGACCTGTCCAAGTACTTCGACACGATCCCGCATCCGGAATTGATGCGTTCGGTGGCCCGCCGCGTGGTGGACCGCCAGATGCTCACCCTTATCAAGATGTGGCTCCAAGCGCCCATCGAGGAACGGGACGAGCAGGGACATCGGCGCTGGACGGGTGGCAAGGGCCGCCGGACGGGCACGCCCCAAGGCGGAGTACTGTCCCCGCTGCTGGCGAACATCTATATGCACCGATACCTGCGGTACTGGCAGCAGCAAGGCAAGAGCGAACAGTTTCGCGCCAAGATCATCAACTACGCGGATGACTTTGTCATTCTCAGTCACGGTCATGCCCCCGAGGCGTTGGCGTGGACGCGGGAGGTGATGACCAAGCTGAAGCTGACGCTCAACGAGACCAAGACCTGCATTCGTGACGCCCGACAAGAGTCCTTTGACTTCCTGGGATACACTTTTGGACCGGCGTGCTACCGTAAGACGGGCGGTCGCTATTACGCGGCCCAACCGTCGGCCCAAAGCGTGCGGCGACTCAAAGAGAAGCTGCACGCCGTGTTCGGGCGGGGCAACGTTGCCCCGTGGCCGGAGGTGGCGGCCCAAGCGAACCGCCTATTGCGGGGCTGGGCGAACTACTTCCGCTACGGCACGCTTCGTAAGGCGTATCGGGCCATCGACAATTACACGTATGATCGTGTCGTGCGTTTCCTGAAGAAGCGACGCCGGGTGTCGTCGCGTGGCACCGAGAAGTTCCCTGGCGAGAAAGTCTTTGGGGAACTGGGCATCCAACGATTACGGTCGTTGGCGTACGGCGCCTGACCGTGTACCTTGACGCGAGAACTCGTCGGAGAGCCGGATGCGGCAAATCCGCACGTCCGGTTCGATGAGCGGGACCTGGAAACGGAGTCGGGATAAACGGTCACGTTTGTCTTGAACCACCGCGCCAGGTCTCGACTCTACCCTATTTTTAGTTTGACGGGGGCGTATGAAGGGTGTAGTTTGGCATTATGCCACGGGCAGGACGGTGTGAAGGGCGGAGGGAAAGTGCAGCGCCTGGCGGGGCGGGGTAAAACTGTGACACTTCCGTAGATTTTCTGCGAAGATACGTGGCTTTTCACGGCTGCGGATGCTGTGAAGGCGGACGGATTTTCAGCGGAAAGGGAAGGAAGTGTATATGGACATGGACCAATGGCTTGAGATTCGCCGCCGGGTATTGCGGGAAGGGGTGAGCAAACGGCAGATTCTGCGGGAGACGGGGATGCATTGGGAGACGCTCCAGAAGATTCTCACGCACCCCTACCCGCCGGGCTATCAGCGACGTCAACGGCCGCCCAAGCCCAAGATTGACCCCTATCGCGATCGAATCGCGCAGATCCTGGAAGCGGACAAGCTGGTTCATAGGAAGCAGCGTCACACGGCCAAGCGGATCTGGGAGCGTCTGCAGGACGAGGGATTTACTGGTGGCTACACGATCGTCAAAGATGCGGTTCGAGAACTCAAGCGAACGAGTCAAGAAGTGTTTATGCCGCTGACACAGCCGCCCGGGGAAGCCCAGGTGGATTTCGGCCACGCGCTGGTGAAGATGAACGGGGTGCTGCGCAAGATCTGTTTCTTCGTGATGGCGTTGCCATACTCGGACGCGTTCTTCATCCGGGCCTATGAACGCGAATGCACGGAGACGTTCTGGGACGGCCACGTTCGGGCCTTTGCGTTCTTTGGCGGGGTGCCTCGGCGGATCACCTATGACAACAGCAAGATCGCTATCGCCCGGATCATCGGGCCCCGTCTGCGGGAACTGACGGAGGGCTTCCTGCAACTGGTCAGTCATTACTTGTTTCGGTATCACTTCTGCCTGGTGCGGCGGGCCAACGAGAAGGGGCTGGTCGAAGGTACGGTCAAATACGGCCGGTTGAACTTCCTGGTTCCGGTGCCGGAGGTACAGGACTTTGAGGAACTCAACGCTCTGCTGGATCAACGCTGTCGGGCGGATCTGCAGCGGCGTCTACGGGGCCAACGCCAGAGCAAGGAGAAGCTGCTCGCCGAAGAACAGATGCGCTTTTTGCCGTTGCCCTTTACGGCCTTTGAGGCGTGCCGGACGCGGCCGGGGCGGGTCAACAGCGAGTTGCTGGTTCGCTTCGACGACAACGACTATTCGGTGCCGATGGAGTATGCCTACCAGGACGTGGTGGTCAAAGGCGACACCGATCACGTGAAGATCTGTCGATTCCAGGACGTAATCGCCGTCCATCGACGCTGCTGGGGCCGAGAACAGCAGATCTTCGATCCGCTGCACTATTTGCCCTTGTTGGAGCGCAAGCCCCATTCACTGGCCTTTGCCCGGCCCTTGGCGGGATGGATCTTGCCGGGCTGCTTCGAGGTGCTGCAGCGGCGCATGGAGTGGGAGATGGACCAGGGTCGCCGCCAGTACGTCCAGGTGCTGCGTCTGCTGGAACGATACAGTCTTCCTCAGTTGACCTCGGCCGTCCAGAAGGCCTTGCAACATCGCATCCACACCAAAGACGGGATCGAGCAGTTCCTGCCCGGTTCTCAGCCCTGGCGTCAAACGACCTTCCCGCTGGGCGGTGGCAAACACCTGCGTCTGGTCCAGATCGCCCAGGCGGACGTTCGTCAGTATGGCGCGCTGCTGGGATGCGGAGGGACGAGATGACCGAACAGAAACCTCAGGTGCTGTTGAAACATTATCTCAAGAAGCTCAAGCTGCCGACGATGCTGCGCGAGTATGAGGCCGTGGCCGCCACGTGCGCCAAAGAGAACGCCAATTACGTCACCTTCTTGTTGCGTCTGATCGAGAGGGAAGCGCTGGATCGGGAGAAGCGTTCCGCCGAGCGGCGGGTCAAGAACGCCCGCTTCCCCCTGCTCAAAACGCTCGATACCTTCGACTTCTCGGCCCAGCCCTCGATCGGCCAGAAACGGGTTCGGGAATTGATGGCCGGTGAGTATGTGGACCGGCGGGAGAACGTGCTCTTCGTCGGCAACTCTGGAACGGGCAAGACGCATCTGGCCAGCGCCCTGGGCTTTG
It includes:
- the istA gene encoding IS21 family transposase — its product is MDMDQWLEIRRRVLREGVSKRQILRETGMHWETLQKILTHPYPPGYQRRQRPPKPKIDPYRDRIAQILEADKLVHRKQRHTAKRIWERLQDEGFTGGYTIVKDAVRELKRTSQEVFMPLTQPPGEAQVDFGHALVKMNGVLRKICFFVMALPYSDAFFIRAYERECTETFWDGHVRAFAFFGGVPRRITYDNSKIAIARIIGPRLRELTEGFLQLVSHYLFRYHFCLVRRANEKGLVEGTVKYGRLNFLVPVPEVQDFEELNALLDQRCRADLQRRLRGQRQSKEKLLAEEQMRFLPLPFTAFEACRTRPGRVNSELLVRFDDNDYSVPMEYAYQDVVVKGDTDHVKICRFQDVIAVHRRCWGREQQIFDPLHYLPLLERKPHSLAFARPLAGWILPGCFEVLQRRMEWEMDQGRRQYVQVLRLLERYSLPQLTSAVQKALQHRIHTKDGIEQFLPGSQPWRQTTFPLGGGKHLRLVQIAQADVRQYGALLGCGGTR
- the ltrA gene encoding group II intron reverse transcriptase/maturase, with product MRLTTPERIRRLQRNLYVKAKAEPTCRFHQLYDKVYREDILEHAYRLAKSQNGASGVDGISFADIEERGEGRWLVALRKELHDKTYRPDPVRRVMIPKPGGGERPLGIPTIRDRVVQAAAKLVLEPIFEADFVDGAYGYRPQRSAVEAVREVHRTICQGYTDVVDADLSKYFDTIPHPELMRSVARRVVDRQMLTLIKMWLQAPIEERDEQGHRRWTGGKGRRTGTPQGGVLSPLLANIYMHRYLRYWQQQGKSEQFRAKIINYADDFVILSHGHAPEALAWTREVMTKLKLTLNETKTCIRDARQESFDFLGYTFGPACYRKTGGRYYAAQPSAQSVRRLKEKLHAVFGRGNVAPWPEVAAQANRLLRGWANYFRYGTLRKAYRAIDNYTYDRVVRFLKKRRRVSSRGTEKFPGEKVFGELGIQRLRSLAYGA